The following proteins come from a genomic window of Halomarina ordinaria:
- a CDS encoding quinone-dependent dihydroorotate dehydrogenase, translated as MDPYAVAKPLLFRLPAETAHTTVHTVLRTAQRTPAMDACARRLVVDDERLATTAFDLDFPSPVGVAAGFDKNAEVPRALAALGFGHVEVGGVTARGQPGNPRPRLFRLPEDRALVNRMGFNNDGADVVGPRLAATDVPVPVGVNIGKSKVTPLSEAPADYRDTYERCAAGGDYFVVNVSSPNTPGLRDLQNREHLEGILEALTDAGAAPLLVKLSPDLTDAATESALAVAGDFDLDGVITTNTTTRRPDTLRGVNRAETGGLSGKPIEARATRAVRFVAERTDLPVVGVGGVSDAEGAYAKIRAGASLVQLYTGLVYEGPTLARDINRELLDLLERDGFSSVEAAVGADL; from the coding sequence TTCCGGCAGAGACCGCACACACGACAGTACACACCGTCCTGCGCACCGCCCAGCGGACGCCCGCGATGGACGCGTGCGCGCGACGGCTCGTCGTCGACGACGAGCGCCTCGCAACCACCGCCTTCGACCTCGACTTCCCCTCACCGGTCGGCGTCGCGGCCGGCTTCGACAAGAACGCCGAGGTGCCGCGCGCGCTCGCTGCGCTCGGCTTCGGCCACGTCGAGGTCGGCGGTGTCACCGCACGGGGCCAACCCGGTAACCCCCGTCCCCGGCTCTTTCGGCTCCCCGAGGACCGCGCGCTGGTCAACCGCATGGGGTTCAACAACGACGGCGCGGACGTCGTCGGCCCTCGCCTCGCGGCGACCGACGTCCCCGTCCCCGTGGGCGTCAACATCGGCAAGTCGAAGGTCACCCCCCTGTCGGAGGCGCCCGCCGACTACCGCGACACCTACGAGCGCTGTGCCGCGGGCGGGGACTACTTCGTCGTCAACGTCTCCAGCCCCAACACGCCCGGCCTGCGCGACCTCCAGAACCGCGAGCACCTGGAGGGCATCCTCGAAGCGCTGACCGACGCGGGAGCGGCCCCGCTTCTGGTGAAACTCTCGCCCGACCTCACCGACGCCGCCACCGAGAGCGCGCTCGCCGTCGCCGGCGACTTCGACCTCGACGGCGTCATCACGACCAACACCACCACCCGCCGACCCGATACGCTCCGGGGGGTCAACCGCGCGGAGACGGGTGGCCTGTCGGGCAAGCCCATCGAGGCGCGCGCGACGCGCGCGGTGCGGTTCGTCGCCGAGCGAACCGACCTCCCCGTCGTCGGCGTCGGCGGCGTCTCGGACGCCGAGGGCGCCTACGCCAAGATACGCGCCGGCGCGTCGCTCGTCCAGTTGTACACCGGCCTCGTCTACGAGGGGCCGACGCTCGCGCGCGATATCAACAGGGAACTGCTCGACCTGCTCGAACGCGACGGGTTCAGTTCGGTCGAGGCCGCGGTCGGCGCCGACCTATAG